In one Musa acuminata AAA Group cultivar baxijiao chromosome BXJ2-5, Cavendish_Baxijiao_AAA, whole genome shotgun sequence genomic region, the following are encoded:
- the LOC103973591 gene encoding uncharacterized protein LOC103973591: MPQQVDVEAIVRGGGDARDACETQFAVAQPPAPDDPDFPPESVVVPVGDDGLDWADVGAAAYDRDDSTKGSTNPKAQAQQWQHAKPRSSSHHFSGGIQAKHPIIGLPGKVQQHSSYLGRSGHRPARVPIFPKKPPVPGAARGRKSTVPEQEPGSPTVSCIGKVLSETERDRYPKRHRQSPKKEKMERVEPTGFWASVTATFCCGGEESTATETMPGDTPGEAAGERRIAAKPATEPPPLGAMRRFASGRRPLPLDRDAPARDWRRSVGSVEDAWRERDRDRDWDASASFDGADGNMLKSRNGMW; this comes from the coding sequence ATGCCACAACAAGTTGACGTTGAAGCCATTGTCCGTGGCGGAGGCGACGCGAGGGACGCCTGCGAGACCCAGTTCGCGGTGGCGCAGCCCCCGGCGCCCGACGATCCCGACTTCCCACCGGAGTCTGTGGTGGTGCCGGTCGGCGATGATGGCCTCGACTGGGCCGACGTGGGGGCCGCCGCCTATGACCGCGACGACTCCACCAAGGGCAGCACGAACCCCAAGGCGCAGGCGCAGCAGTGGCAGCACGCCAAGCCCCGGTCCAGCTCGCACCATTTCTCCGGCGGCATCCAGGCCAAGCACCCCATCATCGGCCTCCCCGGGAAGGTTCAGCAGCACTCCAGCTACCTCGGCCGCAGCGGCCACCGACCCGCCAGAGTACCGATCTTCCCCAAGAAGCCTCCCGTCCCAGGCGCCGCCCGCGGGCGGAAGTCCACGGTGCCCGAGCAAGAGCCTGGGTCTCCCACGGTGTCGTGTATCGGGAAGGTACTGTCCGAGACTGAGCGGGACCGGTACCCGAAGCGGCACCGCCAATCACCGAAGAAGGAGAAGATGGAGAGGGTGGAGCCCACTGGGTTCTGGGCGAGTGTAACAGCAACCTTCTGCTGCGGCGGCGAGGAGAGCACGGCGACGGAGACGATGCCGGGGGATACGCCAGGGGAGGCGGCGggggagaggaggatagctgcgaagCCGGCGACGGAGCCGCCGCCTCTGGGGGCGATGAGGCGGTTCGCGTCGGGGCGGCGGCCGCTGCCGTTGGACAGGGATGCACCGGCGCGGGATTGGCGGCGGTCGGTAGGGTCCGTGGAGGACGCGTGGCGTgagcgggatcgggatcgggattggGATGCCTCCGCCTCGTTTGACGGTGCGGACGGAAACATGTTAAAGAGTCGAAATGGAATGTGGTAg